TCGGCCTTCCCGAGCCCGTGTATCGCCACCACTTCCTGCTGCTCGAGCGCGCCGGCGGCGGGAAGCTCGCCAAGCTGCACGGCGCCGTCGGCGCGAGCGAGCTGCGGCGGGCCTACCCGAGCGGGGACGCGCTGGTCGGCTGGCTCGCCCGCGCGGCCGGCCTTCGGCCGACCGCGGCGCCGGTCGCTGCGCGCGAGCTCGTCGGCGGGTTCGCGTGGGAGCGCGTGGGCGACGCCGATCGCGTCGTGCGCTGGACGGGAGACGCGCTCGTGCTCGACGACGATCCGCCCGCCGCGCGACGCACCGGCGCTCGACGCACTGACGCATGACGCATCGGCGTGTGACGCACCGGGCGCGTCGCACCCGGGCGCGACCGCGTGCGCCCGCGCGTGCGGCGCGCGGCGATGCTCCCATCAGCGCGCGCCGACCGGGATCTCCAGGTCGGCGAGCAGCTCCCGCTGCTCGACGGCGGGCAGCCCCTTCATGAAGCGGATCTCGTCCGCACCGAACGAGAGCCACCACGCGCTCCCCGCGACGCCGAGGCCGTACACGACGGGCGGCGTCTCGACGCCGGCGTTCGCCGCGTGGAGCTCGACCCAGTACGCGGGCTGCGGCGCGACGAGCCACGGCGCGCGCCAGTCCGACGACGAGAACGCCCAGCTCCCGAGCACGCGCGCGATCGTCTCGGGCGACTGGATCACCGCCGTGACCGCGCCGGCCGCATCGACGACGACGATCTCCGCGACGGCGTCCGCGGCGGGCGGGCGCGGCGAACGGCGCGGCAGCTCGTTCGCGCAGGCGGCGACGAAGGCGGCCGCGACGATCAGCGCCGCGGCCACGTCGGTGCGGCGCGCGCTGCGCGCGCGTGCGGAGTGCGATCGCTCGATCATCTGGACCTCCCGGGCCGCGGGCTGCGGCGCGCGGACTCTACGCCCGCGCGCGGTGCCGCGCGACTAACGAATGAGCTCGAGCACCGAGGCCTCGCCCGGCACGCCCACCCGCAGCGGGAACCCGTAGAAGCCCGTGCCGCGGTGGACGTAGAGCCGCGCGCGTCCGCGCGCGAACAGCCCGTGGTCGGGCATGCGCGTTCCGAACATCGAGAGCACCGTCCAGTCGAGGCCGAGGCTCACGAGCCCGACCTGTCCGCCGTGCGTGTGCCCCGACAGGACGAGGTCGACGTCGTCGTCGGGCAGGTGGTGGAAGGCGCTCGGATCGTGGAGGAGCAGGAGGCGCAGGTGCCCGTCGAGGCGCGGGTGCGCGCGCAGCAGCTCGCGCAGGTGGGCGTCGCGGTCCCGCCGCACGAAGTCGGCGCCGACGATCTGCACGGGGCCGGCCTCCGTGCCCGCGACGGTCGCCGCGTCGACCAGCAGCTCGACGCCGTTGGCCGCGAGCGCGGCGCGCACCTCGTCGGGTGCTTCGTGGTCGTGGTTCCCGAACACGGCATAACAACGGTCGGGCACGCGGCGCAGGGGCGCGAGCGCGCGTTCGAGCGCGCCGGGCGTCGCGTTGCTCTCCATCGTGAGGAAGTCGCCCGTGAGCAGGACGAGGTCGGGGTCGCGATCCACGAGCCGGTCGACGAGCGCCGCGAGGCGCGAGACGGGCTGCCAGGGGCCGAGATGCGGGTCGGTGATCTGCACGATGCGGAGCGGGCGCTCCGCGAGCGGCGCCGGCGCGCGCCCGCGGTGGCGCTCGACGGGCACGCGCGTCAGCCGCTCCGGGTCGTCGTCGCCGAGCCGCACGCGCACGACCTCGTGCACGGGCCGCGCACTCGTCGCGAGCGCGACGAGGCCGATCGCGTAGGGCGCGACGTCGAGGGGGCGCAGGGCCGCGAGCAGTGGCTCCGTGTCGAAGCCGCCGAGGCCGAGCAGCCAGAGCGGCCCGCGGACGGCGAGCAGCGCGAGCAGCCAGAACGTCGCGAGAAAGCTCGCCGCGACGAAGGCCTGGCCGGGCACGGACACGAGGCGGCGGAAGAGCTCGCCGCGCAGGCGCGCCCGCACGAGGTGCGCGTAGTGGACGCCGGTGGCCGCGATCGCGGCGGCGGAGGCGAGGTCGACCCACGGCAGGGCGGCGGGGCCGACCCATCCGGGCAGGCGGAGGTGGACGGCGAGCGCGCCCGCGAGCGAGATCCCGAACGTGACCGTGCTGAAGACCGCGAAGCTGCGCCCGCGCTGCACGGCCGCGTAGAGCGGAACGAGCAGCCAGGTGGCGGCCGCGAGGAGCGGGAACGCCCAGCGCAG
This Myxococcota bacterium DNA region includes the following protein-coding sequences:
- a CDS encoding metallophosphoesterase; protein product: MPDPLPHLLRWAFPLLAAATWLLVPLYAAVQRGRSFAVFSTVTFGISLAGALAVHLRLPGWVGPAALPWVDLASAAAIAATGVHYAHLVRARLRGELFRRLVSVPGQAFVAASFLATFWLLALLAVRGPLWLLGLGGFDTEPLLAALRPLDVAPYAIGLVALATSARPVHEVVRVRLGDDDPERLTRVPVERHRGRAPAPLAERPLRIVQITDPHLGPWQPVSRLAALVDRLVDRDPDLVLLTGDFLTMESNATPGALERALAPLRRVPDRCYAVFGNHDHEAPDEVRAALAANGVELLVDAATVAGTEAGPVQIVGADFVRRDRDAHLRELLRAHPRLDGHLRLLLLHDPSAFHHLPDDDVDLVLSGHTHGGQVGLVSLGLDWTVLSMFGTRMPDHGLFARGRARLYVHRGTGFYGFPLRVGVPGEASVLELIR